In a genomic window of uncultured Sphaerochaeta sp.:
- the der gene encoding ribosome biogenesis GTPase Der, protein MTDSIISPPSENTETQAKVPVISIIGRPNVGKSTLFNRLIGKRRAITDPTPGVTRDPIPERWLLGNHPVTLVDSGGVKVDREGLDGLVADKSIGLLDKSDAIIFMMDCTEVTAEDRELLEFLRPYSEKLVLVVNKIDDPKREDLLWEYYEYGYQRILGISAAHGLGIEELEEALMGMLDLISLDEAPDQEDRVKLAILGKPNTGKSTLANLLVGEDISIVSDIAGTTRDVVMGAFSYKGSDFTVLDTAGIRRKSKVEEDVEYYSVNRAIKTIDEADVVLLMIDSIEGLSDQDKKIANLIVRRGKGIILVLNKIDLLTGIGNELEAIKDRMRFLFPILSFAPITSISALKGQDIGKLLDTVWSVWKQLNKRIDTSHLNDAIRAWGEAYQPPRGSSGHFKVYYGTQISANPVKFLLFVNRIKDFPQIYIQYLKNNIRKELGFSQIPIEIDLRERRRNPSLNERGPKPLENAPPKREPKRNIGGRAFAKPKANKPGNKASVDKTRKRIEKQSQSRPSKKRG, encoded by the coding sequence ATGACCGATTCGATCATTTCACCACCATCTGAGAACACGGAAACCCAGGCAAAAGTCCCGGTGATTTCCATCATAGGACGGCCGAATGTAGGCAAGTCCACCCTTTTCAACCGTCTTATCGGCAAGAGAAGGGCCATTACCGATCCAACCCCGGGGGTCACCCGGGATCCCATCCCAGAGCGTTGGCTTTTGGGCAACCACCCTGTCACCTTGGTTGACTCCGGTGGGGTGAAAGTCGACCGCGAGGGACTTGACGGCTTGGTCGCTGACAAGAGCATCGGGTTGCTTGACAAGAGTGATGCCATCATTTTCATGATGGATTGCACCGAGGTAACCGCCGAGGACCGCGAACTGTTGGAGTTTCTCCGCCCCTATTCCGAGAAGCTTGTCCTGGTCGTCAACAAGATTGACGATCCCAAGCGTGAGGATTTGCTGTGGGAGTACTATGAGTACGGTTACCAACGCATTCTTGGCATCAGTGCAGCCCATGGGCTTGGCATAGAGGAACTCGAGGAAGCCCTCATGGGCATGCTCGATCTCATCAGCCTTGATGAGGCTCCCGATCAGGAAGATCGGGTCAAGCTCGCCATTTTGGGAAAGCCGAACACCGGCAAGTCCACACTTGCAAATCTCTTGGTGGGAGAGGACATCTCCATCGTCAGTGATATCGCAGGCACGACCAGAGACGTGGTCATGGGTGCATTCAGCTACAAGGGCAGTGACTTCACTGTTCTGGACACTGCCGGCATTCGTCGCAAGAGCAAGGTTGAGGAAGATGTCGAGTACTATTCGGTAAACCGAGCCATCAAGACCATCGATGAAGCTGATGTGGTGCTTTTGATGATTGACAGCATCGAAGGACTCTCCGACCAGGACAAGAAGATTGCCAATCTCATCGTACGCAGGGGAAAGGGCATCATTCTGGTATTGAACAAGATTGATCTGCTCACCGGTATTGGAAATGAGCTGGAAGCCATCAAGGACAGAATGCGGTTCCTCTTCCCCATTCTTTCCTTTGCCCCGATCACTTCGATCAGTGCCCTCAAGGGCCAGGATATCGGAAAACTGCTCGATACGGTCTGGTCTGTCTGGAAACAGCTCAACAAGCGTATCGATACCTCCCACCTCAATGATGCGATCCGCGCATGGGGCGAAGCCTATCAGCCTCCCCGGGGAAGCAGTGGTCACTTCAAGGTGTACTACGGTACCCAGATCAGTGCAAATCCGGTCAAATTCCTGTTGTTCGTCAATAGGATCAAGGATTTCCCGCAGATTTATATCCAGTACCTGAAGAACAATATCCGCAAGGAACTGGGATTCAGCCAGATTCCCATCGAGATCGATCTTCGAGAGCGCAGGCGTAATCCGTCATTGAACGAACGGGGGCCGAAACCTCTGGAAAATGCTCCTCCCAAACGTGAGCCGAAGCGAAATATCGGAGGGAGGGCTTTTGCAAAGCCCAAGGCCAACAAGCCGGGAAACAAGGCTTCCGTGGACAAGACGCGTAAACGTATTGAAAAGCAGAGCCAGAGCCGCCCGTCCAAGAAGCGGGGTTAG
- a CDS encoding HAD family hydrolase, whose amino-acid sequence MAFLVEQGIKVLCLDIDGTLYPKRMLNLRMLRSSFPSLRLAMAFNWARAEYRRVQDEAPTEPENREGLLKRQALLVASRMGRSISEQGIARTQSAVDKQFYQAWARSFRSIKAYAGMREALVEAKRLGLSIAVFSDFPLADKLQTLGIADLVDLAVSSEESGYLKPSGKAFSFLLERLQAKPDEILYMGDSYSKDCQGAKSAGMHSCLITSSRKTTYDDADLVVSSWKEFASLVL is encoded by the coding sequence ATGGCTTTTCTTGTGGAACAAGGGATCAAGGTGCTGTGTCTCGATATTGACGGCACCCTCTATCCCAAACGGATGCTCAACCTACGGATGCTCAGATCATCCTTTCCTTCCTTGCGTCTGGCCATGGCGTTCAATTGGGCCCGTGCCGAGTATCGGAGGGTACAGGATGAAGCTCCTACGGAGCCTGAGAATCGTGAAGGCCTGCTCAAGCGGCAGGCTCTTCTTGTTGCCTCCCGAATGGGCCGTTCAATTTCTGAACAGGGAATTGCACGCACCCAGTCTGCTGTGGACAAACAGTTCTATCAGGCATGGGCGCGCTCATTCCGCTCCATCAAAGCATATGCAGGGATGCGTGAAGCATTGGTGGAGGCAAAGCGACTGGGGCTCTCCATTGCAGTCTTCAGTGACTTTCCGCTGGCAGACAAGTTGCAGACGTTAGGCATTGCAGATTTGGTTGACCTGGCCGTGAGCTCTGAAGAGAGTGGGTATCTCAAGCCCAGCGGCAAGGCCTTTTCCTTCTTGCTTGAGCGTCTTCAGGCAAAACCTGATGAGATCTTGTACATGGGTGACAGCTATTCCAAGGACTGCCAGGGGGCGAAAAGTGCAGGGATGCACTCTTGTCTGATCACGTCCTCGCGCAAGACTACCTATGATGATGCTGATCTCGTAGTCAGCTCTTGGAAGGAGTTCGCTTCTCTGGTACTCTGA